The sequence TATGAGAAGAATACTTCACATAGACATGGATGCGTTCTTTGCTGCTGTTGAGCAAAAGCGTCGTCCTGAACTGATCGGAAAGCCTGTTGTGATTGGGGGTGATGGAGACCCCACTAAAAGGGGTGTTGTATCAACAGCATCTTATGAGGCGAGACAGTTTGGGATACACTCTGCCATGCCATTAAGGACTGCTTATAAGCTC is a genomic window of Nitrospirota bacterium containing:
- a CDS encoding DNA polymerase IV, which translates into the protein MRRILHIDMDAFFAAVEQKRRPELIGKPVVIGGDGDPTKRGVVSTASYEARQFGIHSAMPLRTAYKL